AATTGTGGTTTAAAATTGATCGCTGGTCGAGAAAATGTGTTTCAGTACCAAAGGTATCAGACACCAATTAAATCTTTGGGTCATATGCACCATACTGCATCACACAATGAATAGGAGCTGGGACATATACAGTACCATCATACACACACTGTTGTAACCAATTTCAGAACCAAAATTAGAAGACACTCAAAAGAAAGCTATGATATAACGATGGTTTGCTTGTGTTAATGGAGCTATACATTTACATAAAGTAACAATGGGCAGACCTTTCATAGCTGTGAATGGAACATAGAAGCATACAATGATTGAAAAGCATAAACAAGTATATGTTTCAAACCAGACCATTTTCTATAATTCATCACTGTAGAACTGAGAAGCTCCTAGCTCACAAATAGTAAAAGAGTACTTGCCAAATCTGATATTGAACCTACACCCCCACATGCATACAACCAACGCATAAACATGCTAGCATACCAACCAACAACTACTTACTGTAATGCTACAAAGTAATGTGGCAGTTTGAGTGTACACTGTGTACCATCTAACACTATCATACAGGCTAGGAATGTTAGCCACCTTTATAAGACACTTTTAGAGCCAATTGCCTTCGTAAGGTTAATCCAGCACTTTAAGGGTTTTAGATTCTAGGTAGTTAATACCTAACTATACAGCTGCTACCAGTTAGTATGTACCCACAACTTTTAGCTCACCATGTGGCAGAGACAGTTTAGGATGGTAGGACGGATCTAGGCTTGCTAAACCCTCTCTCTTGGGACGCCCTCGAGCTGGAGTCTTCCGAATCATCTTGCGTTTGGCTCTTCTCTCTAAAGgcctgttagtgtgtgtgtgtgtgtgtgtgtgtgtgtgtgtgcgcgcgtgtgcgtgtgtgtgtgtgtgtgtgtgtgtgtgtgagccatACAAAatactattatacatgtacagtgtgatCAGAGTATAAGTACTTCTATCCAAGTTATTTAAATACGACATAAACACATAATACAAACACAGGATGCCAAAACCTCAAAACAGTACAAATGAACTGAAATGAACCTACACTCGCCTTGTTCTAGCACACCCATCGCCAGACTCCTCCATAAGCAGAGAAAATTTCTTGCCCAGACTTGACGAGGCCAACAAATCCTTGACCTGTAAAACGTTAAAATACAATAACAAACCAAGCAAACAACAGATAGTGGTGAATCAATCGAGCCCACCTGAAGCTGCTTTGTATTGCTTACCCCCCCTCCAGGGAGTAACAGCTGCGGTAGAAACGGAGAGCTGAGTCCATTGCCCCCCTTGAGCCCTGAACGGTGAATTTGTTCCAGCAAAGTCCCTCCGTTTGAGACGGTAAGATAGGGAGCAGTTGAGGTCGTTGCCCTGGGTGATGTAAAGGTGGTGCTCTCTCGTTTAGGGCGACGCTGTATCTTGTAGTCCAAGTGACAGATTTGCTTGTTGAGTTCTGAGATGCGACGTTCCAACCATGCCCACTTTGAGCCAATGAGAGTTCGCACTCGCTCCCAATCTTTCTTGAGGTTTTCACATCTGTGTGGGTGCGTGGGTGGGGGTATGTAGATTATGTAGTATGAACAAAATACATACGTGGTGTGTATATCACACAGTACTATTGCCTTAGGTACCTGTGCTGTGTATTGTAACATCCTAATAACTAAGGTAAGCAAACAATGTGAGCAACTATTCATTACGATGGCTAGTGACCTCCCACAAAGTAGAACTCGTGAGGTTATAAACTAGCACACAATAACAGATGCTATTCATAAGCCATAGAAGCTGTTAATGACATTTATAGTACCCGATGCTTTTGTAGGCGGGTAGTTCAACCACGCTGCTAATAACTTGAAAACATAAAACTGGGGAACTTGAGAATATATACATAATCATTGTAATATTCACCTAGGGTTGGCTGTTATCTCCATGTCTGTCTCCTCATCTGATGAGCAATCAGTAGCGTCTTCGTCTACCAGCTGCCTTGCAAACTCCAGTCTTCCTTCAATCTGAGCCAGGCCACATTCTTCTTGAAACGACGACTCCAAACTACTAAAAGAATCCTCAGCCTTGATAGGAGATAGCGTCTTTAGTTCACATTTGGGCGTGCTTTCTTCACTGGCGCCATCAACTTGAATAGGCAGGGCTTTGGTCACGTCAACTTCCATGTCCGATACATCTGTGGTTGATAACGCAGAGTTGTTTCTTTTGGTTGACTGCTTGTGGTCGTAGAAGTCGAGTTGTTTTCGAGCATGGCTATTTGCCAATTGCAGTTGTTTGTGACGTAATCTCCCACTCAGTCTGACCATCTTGGACTCGAGTTCTGCTTGTTGAGTGTTGAGTGTGCCCAGCCGAGAGGAAATGACAGTGTTTGCATAGTTTATAGCCAGTTCAGGGCACACCAAGCGCTCTTGGTTTGTGATTGAGGTGGCATCGTTGCTACTGGCTCCTTGAGTTTTAGTAGTCATCTTCTGCTCCTTCTGAAACCGAAGTCTCGATCTTGTAACCCTCTGGGGGGAGCTGGGGGGGCTGAGAGTTCCATTTGATACTTTCGAGTGAACCACTTGGGTTGCTGTTGACAGTGCCGGTGGTGAGTCAATCTTGCTAGGCATTGCAGTAGAATGTTGAGAGTAATTGTTCTTGCCAGGTTTTACAACACTTGATaccatgatataattattctttccAGAGCAGGCTTGCATGACATTGCCAAGCCAGTCAAGATATATTTGACACAGTTGTATTCAGTGTGAGAATAGTTTACAGTCACACATATAAAGCATATGGTGCTGCTGTCCTGAGCTTTTGAATCGAAAGTAGCCAAGGCTTTCTTAGCACAATTTCAGTTTGACAATTTCTGTTTATAATGCAACGCACAGAAACAGTGTCCTTGCTGTTGACTCCAACTTGTAAGTTTATTCAATAACAGAGCCGGCTAGTTCACTGCACAGCTGTCCTATAGCTAGAGTATCAATGTCTTGAGGGTATGCGCGATCGCTTCAGAGTGCACGACGCAACTTTATCTTGAGCAACACTGATAGCTTGGACTCGCAGACTATTTCTATCACAATGTAGTAGCCCTACGCCTAACAGAGCCCATTATACTCACTCCTATCAATCCTTCACTATTCAAGCAGCGGTGTAATTGTTATGAACCATGTGAGGGTTACTCAAAACGTGGCATACTATGCTTCGCCCACTGTTTATCCTTTTATGGAAGGTAATTAGCGAAACTTCGGAGTGACCCCGCGCAAAGTCCTATGATCGCATACGTCATCGATAAAAATACAAGCTACTAAAGGAGGTTCTTGCAGAGAATAACAGTGATAAAGTGATTTGCAATTTGCAAGTGTGTTTATATATACTTTCCAAGTGTCCAATGGCGCCTCAAGGACTCTTAGCAGTGCCTTCAAAGTCTACAAAGAGTGTAGACTTCTCCCAAGCGTTTCTGAGGTTCATAGGCAACAACTATGAAGACACACCATCACGATACAATGAGCCCATCAAAGAATTTCAGACCCTTCGTGAATCGACAGTGGTGAGGTCTCCAGACAAACACGAGACTGGTCTCGATCTCATCGCCAGGTAAACACTGGTTATTATGCCGAGATTGACTGCAATGAAAATCTTAATATCGCTGacatctgtataattattagttggGCGGATTGCTTCCCAAAGAGGAAGTAAATTGCTTATTTATTTATAGCACCTATATCCTTTAGAGTAATTCTGTTTTTGTATGATTAGCGACAACATGCacctgtatgcatgcatatccAAATCCCATTATGCGTACATTGTACACCATCACACCTCACACAACCCACACACGCTCACATCATCACATCCCTGCAGGTACTACGACCAGCTATGTGCCATTGAGAGCAAGTTGCCCGTGTCTGAAGGACAGGTGAGTGTTGTTGTCATTATATCACCTCTCATGTGATGTGTGTATTTGGAACTACCATAGTTCTGTGATGccatgtgggtgggtggagcaaatgttaattatattcacacCTGTATAAGGACAACATTACAATTTCTACACCCTAAAAATCATGTATGCTTGCTTTAAATactatcaagggcgtataaaaaaagagagggcatgcaactcctatatgagcagagttcaaacgtgggcagttgaatgtgcatgactttgcatgaaatgaaatttctatttttagcacttcatgcaaatgcacacattcctccgcccacgtttgaactctgctagctacgtgtactgatagtggagttgcatgccctctcttcttttatacgcccttgatactATTAATGAGTATACTTGGGTTCATGTATGCTGTTTAGCCCTGAGGGTACTTTATGGGAACGTttagtagtataattataattagaaATTAgggtgtactataattatgct
The Halichondria panicea chromosome 11, odHalPani1.1, whole genome shotgun sequence DNA segment above includes these coding regions:
- the LOC135343616 gene encoding KAT8 regulatory NSL complex subunit 1-like protein isoform X2, which gives rise to MQACSGKNNYIMVSSVVKPGKNNYSQHSTAMPSKIDSPPALSTATQVVHSKVSNGTLSPPSSPQRVTRSRLRFQKEQKMTTKTQGASSNDATSITNQERLVCPELAINYANTVISSRLGTLNTQQAELESKMVRLSGRLRHKQLQLANSHARKQLDFYDHKQSTKRNNSALSTTDVSDMEVDVTKALPIQVDGASEESTPKCELKTLSPIKAEDSFSSLESSFQEECGLAQIEGRLEFARQLVDEDATDCSSDEETDMEITANPRCENLKKDWERVRTLIGSKWAWLERRISELNKQICHLDYKIQRRPKRESTTFTSPRATTSTAPYLTVSNGGTLLEQIHRSGLKGGNGLSSPFLPQLLLPGGGVSNTKQLQVKDLLASSSLGKKFSLLMEESGDGCARTRPLERRAKRKMIRKTPARGRPKREGLASLDPSYHPKLSLPHELPSRLLLDTPVKQVLQEHAYARQPLSKRRKAACSLTHLFTPRPYKPEPSSSPSPMATPSSASSAISKVNSRRKMYQLTHQSSSMDLFGPISPPTRPDTPSQPPPKKKRALTSTPSFDIDNIVIPYSMAASTRLEKVEYKEIVTPRWREVEKNDKTSPGFRIQPVEPTSETTENADDNTSEEEDISYEAILKRHEKCEQQEQKRFMNFISGGSSGQKKQRNRPSSSSNGTPDPLSFSSPLPFSSTSSRRRGFESPIPSEADLYASQYIGILPWQPRDFPLVEEDIDALTNPPPPPNVVRGLLSPQSFSDYQFKSRTPSIASTLATPLSSPISTPNEETPSISPTEWMVVSSQLNEKTYSYCKPANGSHFVLKLSKRA
- the LOC135343616 gene encoding KAT8 regulatory NSL complex subunit 1-like protein isoform X1, which encodes MQACSGKNNYIMVSSVVKPGKNNYSQHSTAMPSKIDSPPALSTATQVVHSKVSNGTLSPPSSPQRVTRSRLRFQKEQKMTTKTQGASSNDATSITNQERLVCPELAINYANTVISSRLGTLNTQQAELESKMVRLSGRLRHKQLQLANSHARKQLDFYDHKQSTKRNNSALSTTDVSDMEVDVTKALPIQVDGASEESTPKCELKTLSPIKAEDSFSSLESSFQEECGLAQIEGRLEFARQLVDEDATDCSSDEETDMEITANPRCENLKKDWERVRTLIGSKWAWLERRISELNKQICHLDYKIQRRPKRESTTFTSPRATTSTAPYLTVSNGGTLLEQIHRSGLKGGNGLSSPFLPQLLLPGGGVSNTKQLQVKDLLASSSLGKKFSLLMEESGDGCARTRRVPLERRAKRKMIRKTPARGRPKREGLASLDPSYHPKLSLPHELPSRLLLDTPVKQVLQEHAYARQPLSKRRKAACSLTHLFTPRPYKPEPSSSPSPMATPSSASSAISKVNSRRKMYQLTHQSSSMDLFGPISPPTRPDTPSQPPPKKKRALTSTPSFDIDNIVIPYSMAASTRLEKVEYKEIVTPRWREVEKNDKTSPGFRIQPVEPTSETTENADDNTSEEEDISYEAILKRHEKCEQQEQKRFMNFISGGSSGQKKQRNRPSSSSNGTPDPLSFSSPLPFSSTSSRRRGFESPIPSEADLYASQYIGILPWQPRDFPLVEEDIDALTNPPPPPNVVRGLLSPQSFSDYQFKSRTPSIASTLATPLSSPISTPNEETPSISPTEWMVVSSQLNEKTYSYCKPANGSHFVLKLSKRA